In Sulfurihydrogenibium subterraneum DSM 15120, the sequence CCTAATTGCTTCCGTAATAAATTTATATGCCGGCAAATATTTTTCTTCTTCCGGAATATATATTCTTGCTAAAACTTCGTAACCAACTACTTCTAAAGTGTCTGACTTTATTATAGGTTGGAAAAATGGAACTATCCTATCTTCTTTTATAGCTGATACTAATATATTTTTTGATTCAAATTCACTTGATATTAAATTTTCTATCTCATCTTTAGTTAAAAATTCAACTCTATTTTTACCTTCTTTTTTTGCTTTGTATAAACCAAGATCTGCTGCTTTTAGTAAAAGTTGAAAATCATAACCGTGTAAATTTGTGTTTGCAATTCCTATACTAACAGTTAGAGAAATTTTTGTGTCGTCATTTATAACAAGTGAAGATTGTTCTATATTTTTTCTTATCTTCTCTGATGCTTTTAATGATCCATCAAGTGATGTCTCAGGCATTATCACCAAAAATTCTTCTCCTCCGTATCTTCCGATTATATCGGTTGATCTTATAGAATTTTTTAAAATATCAACCATATGTAAGAGAACCAGATCCCCGGCATCATGTCCAAAAGAGTCATTAATGATTTTAAAATCATCTATATCTATTAATGCAATAGAAAGAGGTCTATTAAACCTTTTAGCCCTTGAAATCTCCTTTTCTAAATCCATCATTAATTTTCTTCTGTTTGGTATTTTTGTTAAAAAGTCTAAAGTAGCAAGATTATAAATGTTTATTGTATAAACAAAGTTTGATAAAATAACATCCAGATACTGTATATCTTCTTCTTTCAATTTTTCTTTTGAAAATCCTACAAAAATTAAAGAAAGATCATCATCAACCTTCTTTTTTATGTAAAGTATAAATTTATTATTATAAATTTCTAAAAATTTCTCTTCGTTATTTAATTTTTCTATAACTTGGTTTACATCTATTAAAATTTCTTTTTTTTCTGCATTCTCCGAATAAAGAATATCATTTTTTGAAAATTTAGATACTGAAATTAAAACAGAGCCTTCTAAGTTTAGTATTCTATCTATTCTGTTTAAAGTGTAATGTGCAAATTTACTAAAATTATTTGATATTGATATCATTTTTGTTACGGTTTCAAAAATCAATTTAAACTTATGATTAGATTTAACTATATTTTTTCTAAAATCTTCTAATAAAGAAGAAACCCCTGCAAGTTCATCGCTTCCAAAGTGTTGCAGAGAAAACTTAACTTTTTCTAAGCCTTTTTCATTTATTTCTTCTAATTTATATGTTAGAAAAATCAAAGGAAATAGTACAATTCTTCTTACAGCGAAAAAAGATATTAATAAAATGAATACAAAACTTGTAGAAAAAATTATTGAATCTTTAAAAACTTTAACTAAAGTCATTTTTAAAACAGTCTCATTTTTAATACATCCAACAAGATAAAAATCAGCATTATCGTATTTTTTACTGCTACAGATTTCATCAGTTGGAAGGGTTTTTGATATGTAAAAAACAGGATTATAAATAGACACTATTCCTGCTTTTGACATTATTATATCGTAAAGCATTTTCTCGTCTATACCTATTAAGTAATATTTTTCTTTAAACTTAGCAAAATAGTATATAATCCCATTTTCATAATAATATCTAAATGGTTTATTTATTGATTCATCTATCTCATTGAAAATTCTTATTTTAGGGTCTGATTTTACCTCGCTAATTAAGTTATTTCTTAACATTTTCTCTATTTTTTCAGTAAAAATCTCTAATTTTTGTTGGCTTAGGTTTTGCCTTATTGTAGTTGCAAGGTCAATGTGTTTTTTTGTGTCTTCATAGCCTTCTTTAATATGATAGTACGATAAAATTCCGAATGAGATTAATGTAGAAATAGTAAACAAAGTTAAAAACATTAATGTTATTTTAGTAGCAAAAGACCTTACCTTTAAAACATTTTCAACAAAATAATTTATTCTAAAGCAAAATTTACTTTCTTTTAATTTCATTTATTCTTCTTACTCTTTACTCCTATAAAAGTTATACTTTAAATTTTTAAACCAAACTATAGCCTCTTCTTTTGTATCAAATTGCTTTGACTTTAAAGGCTGTGGATAGTTAGTGTAAAAAAGCCAACAGTATTTACCATTTTCTTCTATCAACTTTACCCCTGCCACATTATTTAAAAGTATATACACATTATCGTCAATTTCTTGAAACATTTTAACCTTCCTCTTTCATATTTTTTAACTCCTTTTGTTTCTTCATAAACCATCTTACAGAAGATACAATTAGTATTATTAATGCTATGGTTCCAGCTATGAGTTTTGCTTTTTCCATATCCATATCAAGAATCCTAAACATACTAAACCACATAAACACGTAAGTTAGATACAGACCGTATAGCAGTAAAGCAACCGAAAACGCTTCCCAGATAATTTTTCCTATCATAAAAACACCTCTTTAATTTAATTTATGTGGTATATATTTTATTTCATTTTAAACAAAGAGGTTTTAGTAATGTTATTTTATATTGTGTTTTTTTCTCTATACGCTTATATGTACTTTTACTTTATTTATAAACTAAAAAAAGCTTTCAATGTAAAAGTATTAAAATTTTATCTAATATCTCCACTGTTTATACTTTCTCCGTACTTTTACAGAATGTATGACAAAGCTGGATATGATTTTTATTACTTATCTCTTTTTATCTTAATTTTGATGGGTTTTATAATACTGTTTTTTATCTACTTTGCCTTAATTGATTTTTACCACATCTTAATAAGAATCTTCAATAAGATTTTTGGTATAAATCCTTTACCTTCTATAAGAAATAACATTAGTTTTGTTTTTGTCTTACTTTTAACAATCTCATCTTTAGCATACGGATACTATGAGACACTAAATCCAAAAATTTACAGATTTGTAATTTACTCAAACAAAATTAAAAAAGATATTAAAATTCTTCACATATCAGACCTTCATCTTAACCAAGTTATGAGAGAAGATAAAATAAAACTTGTTTTAGATGTTTACAACAAAGAAAAACCAGATATGGTTATATCTACTGGAGACCTTGTAGATGGTAAGGTTTCTTACAGAAAGTCCTACATAGAACTTCAAAAAAGTATGAATCCACCACTTGGTAAGTATGCCATACTTGGAAATCACGAGTATTATACAGATATAAACGATGCTGTAAAATTCCATATTCTATCTAAATTTCAGCTCCTTAGAAATGAAACTGTATCTATTGATAATGTTAATGTTGCAATTATTGGTGTAGATGATATAGATGGTGTAAGGCTTGGGTACATTGCAGAGTACCCAGAAAAAGACTTGTTTAAAGGATTAGATAAAACAAAGTTTGTAATATTCCTTAAACATCAACCAAAGTTAGATAAAAATTTAATAGGAGAGTTTGATTTAATGCTATCAGGACATACTCACGGAGGAGTTTTATTCCCTGTTAGATACATTTTAAGAAAGATTTTTATAGCTGATTTTGGATTTGTCAATATAGGAGGTAGTTATGTATTCGTAAGTAGAGGTGTTGGAACAGGGGGTCCTCCAATTAGGATAGGTTGCCCACCAGATGTAGCTGTATTTGAGATTAAAAAGCCCCCGAGGTAATATCCCCGGGAGAGGAGGTTAGTATCATGAGAAAATGCAAATATAATTATATATTAATTTTTGAATAGTAGGCAAACATAAAGAAAAAGTTGAATTTAAACAAAAAAATCTTATCTTTATTTATTGAATAAAAATAAAATCTCTGAGGAGGGAAAAGATGGCAACAAAGAAAATTGAAATGGTACAAAGAATATAATTTCATTTAAATTTGAATAACGATTATAAAGAGGGCTTAAAAGCCCTCTTCATCGAAAGAGTAATACTGCTTTTTAGCTTTTACGAATATAAACTCTTTAGCTGCAGGATTGTAAGCTGTAAGCTTACTTCCTAATACACAACCTGTATCTATACCATAGCAAAGATTGTTTATGTAAGGTTCATCGTAAACTACATGACCGTATATAATCTTTGGACTATCTGAGGTTAAACGTCTTTCTTTTGTCCAGTCTAAACGCTCTGGAAAGCCTTTTTCTGTATATCTACCAGTAGTTTGCCCGTATAAAACAAAACTTTTTACTTTTTCATCGGTTCTACCTATATATTCGTCTTTTATACCTGCGTGGCATACAACTACGTTCTTATTTATCAATATGTAAAGTGGTAAATTTTCATAGTAAGATATGACTTCTTGGCGTAATTTTTCTCTTTCTTCTTCTGAAAGTTTTAAAAACTCGTTGATAGTTTTTTGCATACCAAAAGATATTTTTACTTTATTTCCTTTTAAATATCTGTAAAATTTATCAAGATGATTACTTTTGACTTCGTAAAATCTTTTCTCTTTATATAGGTTTATACAGTATTCAAGAGTTTTTAAATTATAATCTCCTCTGTCTATCGTGTCTCCAACAGAAAATATGATTAAATCTTTTCCGTACTTTTTTTCAGCAACGCTAACAAGCTCATAAAACTCATCATAACAACCATGTATATCACCAACCACTATGTATGGTTTATCTATACTTAGATTTAAGTAAAACTCTTTCATTTAAAATACCTATAAAAATGGGTTCTTATTCTTTCTTTTGTTTCTTTTAATCTATTCCAGAATGTTTTTGTGTCTAAATCAAAGGTATCTGCAATTCTACCTGTTATGGTATCGTCTTTTGTAAATTTAGAGGTTGATAAACCTTTTACAAGTCTAAGTCTTGTCTCTATCTCTCTTAAAAAGATGTAATCATCAACAACATCTGGGTCAAAATCTAATAAACCTTCTAATATACCTGTTCTTCTGTCTTTATTTTCAAGGTAAAAAAGTTGAACCATAAACTCTATATCTGCTATTCCACCTTTTCCTAATTTTATATCTAACACATTTTCTGTTTCTTTTGTTATACCTTCTAACTTTAATCTCATATCAAGAACTTCTTCTTTAAAAGACTTATCTACATCTCTACTGAATAAAAACTCTTTTATTAAATCCTCAAACTCGTTTTTTATCTCCTTATCTCCAGCTATAAATCTTGATTTTGTCCACGCTAAGACTTCCCAGACTCTTGCCTCTTTTGAAAAGTACTTTTTGTAAAAATCTACAGTTGGAGACAGCTCTCCAGCTTTTCCATAAGGTCTCAATCTAAGGTCTATCTGATACAGCTGTCCTTCTTTTGTGTACTTTGTTAAATCTTGGACTATTTTTTGAGGGATTTTTGAGTATTTCAACTTTGCATCTTCATCTTTAAAAACAAAAATTAAGTCTAAGTCTGAACCTATATTCATCTCCTTACTTCCAAGTTTTCCAAGTCCAAAAATAGCAAACTCCTTACCTTCGTTTATAGTATAGAGCTGATTTATTATAAAGTCAGCAAGGTTTGTAATTATGTTGTTTAACTTTTTTAATCTTGATACAGGGCTGTTTAATCTTATTCGTGCAAAGTAGTCTAAAGCTCCTAAAACTTCTACAATTTTTTTTAGTTTTTTAAGTCTTTCTACTGGGTCTTCTATTTTAAGTATTTCTAACTCTTTTAAAAAATCTTTTTCGTTTATAAGTGGTTTTCCTGAAGAAAATGCCATATCTATAATCTCTGTATCTTTTGATATTATATTTGTTATGTAGTCTGAGGTTTTTACGATTTGCAGTATAAAATCTATTAGTTTTGACTTGCTTTCTAAAGCAGTTAAAAATATTCTGTAGATATTTCCTTCTATAAAAAGTTTGTTTAAATTAATGATAAATCCTTCTTTGTCAGGAGATTCTTTTATTTCTTTTTCAAGTTTGGGAATATACTCAAAAAGCAAGTTTTTTTCTTTTTCTGATAAAAGTAGATACTCAGGATTGTTAAATATCTCTAAAATAACATTTAACGCCCATTTTCCATCTCTAAATCCAAGCTGTTTTAGATACTCTACAGCTTCTTCTTCGTTTTGTTTTGTCATTATGTAAGTTTGTAAAGGAGTGTAATGTTTTTCTTCTTTTCCTGCTATCTTATCAAATATTGATTTAACGTTTTTTCTGTGATTGTTAAAAACGTTTAAAAACTCTTGAGTATCTGAAAAATCAAACTTGTTAGCATACTCATCTGCATATTTTAAGTTAAAAATCTGAGTTTGAGTGCAGTTTTTAAGCTGTATAACGTGTTCTAAATTCCTTAAAAATATGTAAGCAGTTTCTAATTTATCAGCATCTTCTTCTGGTAAAATTCCATACTCTTTTAGTTTTCTAAGTGCTTTAACAGTCTCTCTTTCCCTTAAATCAGGGTTTTGTCCACCATGTAGAAGCTGAAATATTTGGACTGTAAACTCTATCTCCCTTATTCCACCTTCACATTTTTTTATATCTATTTCATCAGCTTTTTTGGATTTTGCAGATTCTTCTATAAGTTTTTTCATGTTAAAAATCTCATCTATTAAGTCTTTACTAAGACTTTTTCTGTAAACAAAGGGCGTTATGATAGATAAAAACTCTTTTGATACACTTTCATCTCCAGCTGCGTGTCTTGCTTTTATCAACATATGTCTCTCCCAAGTTCTACCTACTGACCAGTAGTAGCTTTCTATAAACGGAATGCTGTAAGCAAGAAGTCCTTTTTTACCTTCAGGGCGAAGGTCTAAATCTACGTTCCAAGCTACACCTTCAAAATTTCTCTTTGTAAGGTAAATATTTACGTCTGTAAAAACTTTAATAAAAAACTCTCTGTTTGATATTCCTTTTTCCGTTTTCCCTTCTTCTGAGTATATATACATTACATCAACGTCAGAATAGTAGTTTAAATCTGTTCCTCCGTGTTTTCCCAGTGCTATTACAGACCCACCTGCAATCTTTCCTATGGCTTCATCTACAGGTTGTCCATATTTTTCTGAATGTTTTTTGTAAGCTCTTCTGTATGCTACTTCAAAGCAAGCATCTGCAAGATAAGAATACTCTTCTGTCAACTTTATAAGGTGATGTTTTTTGTGTATGTCTTTTGCTACTATTCTGCTAAAATGTTTCATTTTAAAACGAGTTAGCTGTGCTATAAAATCTTCATCTTTTTCAATATTCAAAAGTTTAAGAGCTTCCTCTATTAACTTGTCTCTACCAAGTAGTGGCTGATTTAAACTTTCTTCTATGTAAAAAAGTTCTTCAGGATGTCTAAATAAAAAATCTGCTATACAAGAAGAAAAGTAAGATAACTTACTAAGGAGCTGTTTTTGATTTAGATTTAGACTATCTAAAAAATCTTTTTTTAATGTTTCAAATTTAAATAAATTACTCATATTCTAACTCCAAATTGTGATATATAATATTTTATAACTTTTTTGGGGGTTTAACGGTTATATATGGACAGTGATGTTTTAAGGTATAGATTAAAGCTCCTTATCTTAACTGTTATCCTGCTTTCAGTTTTATCATCTTGTGAAAGGAAAAAAGAAAAGGACGTTTACGAAAGACTTCAAGAGAGAGTAGAAGGTATAATAAAAAATACAACTCCTTCTATAGTTACAATATTTACAAAGCCAAAACAAAACCAACAAATTTTATTTAAAGATTTAGAAGACGAGTCTGTAGGTTCTGGATTTGTTTTTAGAAAAACTCAAACACATCTTTATATAGCAACAAATGCTCACGTTATAGAAAAAGCTAATCAAGTCTTTGTAAGATTCTATAACGAAAGAGTTATGAAAGCTGAAGTTATAGGAATTGACAATCCTACAGATATAGCAGTTTTAAAGGTAAAGTTGAACCATCTAAACAAAAACGTAAAACCTCTATACTTTGAAAATATAGAAAACGTAAAACCTGGCATGTTTGTGTTAGCTGCAGGTAGCCCTTACAATTTAGGACATACCTACACATTTGGTATAGTATCAGCATTAGATAGAGAGGTAGGTATATCTGAGATTGAAGGGTACATTCAGACAGATGCTGCAATAAATCCAGGAGACTCTGGAGGACCTCTTTTAAACTTAGATGGAAAAGTGGTAGGTATGAATATAGCAACTGTTCAATCCGGACAGGGACTTGGCTTTGCAATACCTTCTGACGTTGTAAACGATGTTGTAAATCAGCTTATAAAGTATGGTAAAGTTTCAAGAGGATATATAGGGATAACAGTGGCAGATTTATCAGAAGAGTTAAAAGAAAAAATGGATATGGATAATGGTGTTATAGTTTTAAAGGTGAAAAAGAAAAGTCCTGCTGATGATGCTGGAATAAAAGAAGGGGATATAATAACAAAATTTAACGGAAACTTAATAAGAAATTCAAGAGATTTTAGGAAAATGTTTAGAAAAGTTAAACCGGGAGATATGATAGAGCTTGAAGTAATATCAAATAAAAATACAAAAACTATAACAGTTATTGCCCAAGAAAAAAGTTAGCGGTTGACAACCACAGGATAAAAGGTTAACATAAGATAACCTCATAAAGGGGGATATGATGAGAAAATTTAACTATGAAGAAGGTGTTGAATATTACATAAAGTCAATATACAAAATCCCTCTTTTAACCCCGCAGGAAGAGAAGGAAACACTTGAAAAGATTCAATTAGGGGACAAGGAAGCGTTTAAAAAACTTGTTCTTTCAAATTTAAGGTTTGTAATAAACGTAGCCAAAAGATATGCAGGTTATGGCATTCCACTTCAAGACTTAATTTCTGCTGGAAATATAGGTTTAATAGAAGCTGCTAAAAGATTTGACCCTTCAAAAGGTGTTAGGTTTATATCTTACGCTATATGGTGGATAAAACAGTCTATTATAAACACAATAAGCCACGAAGGTGATATAATTAAAAAACCAAGTAAAGTTCAGAATTTATATCAAAAAATCAGTAATGCTTACTTTTATCTAAAAGACTCTCTAAACAGAGAGCCAAGTGTAGAAGAAATCCATTCTTTTCTTTTAAGAGAAGGAATAGAAATAGAGAAGGATACTATTGAAAGTTATCTTTTTTTTAATCAGTACTTTGTTAGTTTAGATGAACCTATTATAAGCTCAGATGAAGACATTTATTTATCAGATACTATCTCAAAATCAGGAACTGAAGAGATAGAGAAAAAATTAGTAGATGAAGATATTTTAAAATCTATAGATGATCTTTTGGAAACACTTTCTCCAAGAGAAAGACAGATAGTGATACACAGGTTTGGTTTGTATGGAAAAGAACCTAAAACATTAAAAGAAGTGGGAGATATAGTCGGCATATCAAGGGAAAGAGTAAGACAGATAGAGATAAGACTTTTAAAGAAACTAAGAAAGTTAGCTACAAAAAAGAAAATAGAAGATTTAATCAGATAAATACATCTTTCATAGCTTTTATAAATTCATCGTTTTCTTCTTTTTTGCCAATAGATACCCTTATACAGTTTTCCATTTTAGGTAGATGGGACATATTTCTTGTAAGAACGCCTCGTTTTATAAGCTCTTGGTGAGTTTTGTTTGCATCTGGAGTTTTCATCAGGAAAAAGTTAGCATCAGAAGGGTAAACCTTAACAGCTGATATTTTTGATATCTCATTCATAACCCTCTCTCTTTCCTGTTTTACAGATGTAATTTGATTTTTCAGCTCTTGCCTTCCTTCTGTTAAGACTATTCTACCTATAACTTGCGTAGGAAAGGTGATGTTAAAAGGAAGTCTTGCCTTATCTATAGCAGAGGCTACTTCTTTTTTTCCTATTAAATAGCCAAGTCTTATGGAAGCAAGTCCAACCTTCGACATAGTCCTTAAAACTACAACATTGTCATATTCTAAAGCCTGTTTTAAAAAGTTTTCTTTATCAGAAAAGTGTATGTAAGCTTCATCTATAACAGTAAAAATACCTTTTTCAATTACTTTCATAATTAAATTTCTGTCAAAGCTGTTTCCCGTTGGATTGTTTGGAGATGCAAAAAATGCGATGTGGGGGTTTTGTTTTAGAGCTTCTTCTATACCTTCTTCTGTAAGTTGAAAATTATCATCTAAGAAGAACTCAGCTTTTGGTCTTCCTACAACATCACTTGAGACTTGATACATAGGAAAGGTAGGAACTGGATACATTACTGGATTTTTTAAATCTCCTATCACTGTTATCAAAAGATGTATAAGCTCGTCTGACCCATTTCCTAAAACAAGGTTTTCAGGGGATACATTTTCTCCTTCTTCAGAAGATATAAAGTCGGAAAGAGCCTCTTTTAACTCTTTTGCGTGAGGGTCAGGATACCTTTGAAAGTTTATTTTTATAATCTCTTCTTTTATTCTTTCTTTTAGTTTATCAGATAAATCAAAAGGGCTTTCGTTTGAAGATAGCTTTACTTTGCAAGGTGTTGTCTCAGTTTTGTATGCTTTTAAATTTTCTAACCTTTTTAAATACATCTTTTACACTCCTGACACCTGTTCTTTTTTAACTCTTGACCTAAGTAGATTTTCAACATCTAATATTAAAGGAGCTGCAACGTATATTGAAGAGTAAGTTCCAAAGATAACTCCTATAAAAATAGCCAAAGCAAAACTGTTTAAAGATTCTCCTCCAAAAAAGTACATTGCTAAAACAGAAAGTATTACTGTTCCTGAAGTTATTATAGTTCTTCCTAAGTTCTCGTTTATACTTCTATTGATAATACTCTCTAAATTTTTCTTTCCTCTTTGTTGTATGTTTTCCCTTATTCTGTCAAAAACTATTATCGTATCATTTAAAGAGTATCCTAAAACTGTCAATATAGCTGCTATGACTGTTAAATCTATCTCTCTACCAAGTAAAGAAAAAATTCCAAGGGTTATTATAGCGTCGTGGAAAAGAGGTATAACACCTGCTATTGCAAATAAAGGTTCATATCTATATCCTACAAAAAGCAGTATTCCAATAAAAACAAATATCATAGAGTAAATTGAAGCTTTTGCCATCTCACTACCAACTAAAGCATCTATAAACTCAATTTTTCTTATTTCGTACTGACCTTTATACTTAGTATCAAGTGCTTTTTTTACACTTTCTACTATAGTAGAAGAGCTTCCTTTCTTTATAGGAACTCTTATCTCGATTTCTTTTTTTTCTGTTCCTACTTCTTGAATTACTGCATCGTCAAGGTTTACATCTTTTAAAAGAGGTCTTACATCAGATATTTTTATAGGTTGGTTAAATTTTATCTGGATAGAGGTTCCACCTGTAAAATCAAGTCCAAGATTAAATCCTTTTGTAAAGAATAAAGTTAAACTCATAACTAACAATAAAAAAGAAAATAGGTAGCCTAACTTTCTAATCTTTAGAAAATCTATGTTTGGAGCTTCAACTAAAAAGTTTCTCATTATTTATCTCCTTATATAGCATATTTAAAGTATTTTCTACCACCGATTGTAAAGTCAAGCATCATCTTAGTTAAAAACACAGCTGTAAAGAGGTTTATAAATGTCCCTAATGATAAAGTTGCGGCAAAACCTTTTAAAGGTGCATTTCCAAACTCTAAAAGGGCAAGAGCTGCTATTATAACTGTAATGTGAGAATCAAAGACAGCTCTAAAACCTCTTTTAAAACCTTCTTCTAATGCAACTCTCAGAGTTTTTCCTTTGTGTAGCTCCTCCTTTATTCTTTCAAAAATTACAACGTTTCCGTCAACTCCCATACCGATGTTTAGAATAATTCCAGCAATACCAGGTAGTGTTAAGGTAATATCAAACAGTAGCATAGTAACCCAAAGTAGCATTAGGTTAAAGATTAAAGCAATTACAGCTATAAAACCTGATAAAGCATATCTGTATATCATAAAAAGACCAACTAGTGTAAATGAAACTATACCTGCCATTAAAGTTTTGTCTATAGACTCTTTTCCTAATGTTGGACCAATAACACTTTCCTCTACT encodes:
- a CDS encoding putative bifunctional diguanylate cyclase/phosphodiesterase, whose translation is MKLKESKFCFRINYFVENVLKVRSFATKITLMFLTLFTISTLISFGILSYYHIKEGYEDTKKHIDLATTIRQNLSQQKLEIFTEKIEKMLRNNLISEVKSDPKIRIFNEIDESINKPFRYYYENGIIYYFAKFKEKYYLIGIDEKMLYDIIMSKAGIVSIYNPVFYISKTLPTDEICSSKKYDNADFYLVGCIKNETVLKMTLVKVFKDSIIFSTSFVFILLISFFAVRRIVLFPLIFLTYKLEEINEKGLEKVKFSLQHFGSDELAGVSSLLEDFRKNIVKSNHKFKLIFETVTKMISISNNFSKFAHYTLNRIDRILNLEGSVLISVSKFSKNDILYSENAEKKEILIDVNQVIEKLNNEEKFLEIYNNKFILYIKKKVDDDLSLIFVGFSKEKLKEEDIQYLDVILSNFVYTINIYNLATLDFLTKIPNRRKLMMDLEKEISRAKRFNRPLSIALIDIDDFKIINDSFGHDAGDLVLLHMVDILKNSIRSTDIIGRYGGEEFLVIMPETSLDGSLKASEKIRKNIEQSSLVINDDTKISLTVSIGIANTNLHGYDFQLLLKAADLGLYKAKKEGKNRVEFLTKDEIENLISSEFESKNILVSAIKEDRIVPFFQPIIKSDTLEVVGYEVLARIYIPEEEKYLPAYKFITEAIRYKVLEKIDKIVQEKAIRYISEKNKKNILIFFNMSKEFFEKISNLDDLSLLLNYYHIKPKNIFLEVTEEEALSDLTTLKDYIRYGKTLGFNFAIDDFGAGYSNFIYLKHFPIDLVKLDGSLISDIDKDIDDQVIIESIIKITKHKNIKVLAEMVEKKEEYEILKKLGVDYLQGYYFGKPTPYID
- the hisC gene encoding histidinol-phosphate transaminase; the encoded protein is MYLKRLENLKAYKTETTPCKVKLSSNESPFDLSDKLKERIKEEIIKINFQRYPDPHAKELKEALSDFISSEEGENVSPENLVLGNGSDELIHLLITVIGDLKNPVMYPVPTFPMYQVSSDVVGRPKAEFFLDDNFQLTEEGIEEALKQNPHIAFFASPNNPTGNSFDRNLIMKVIEKGIFTVIDEAYIHFSDKENFLKQALEYDNVVVLRTMSKVGLASIRLGYLIGKKEVASAIDKARLPFNITFPTQVIGRIVLTEGRQELKNQITSVKQERERVMNEISKISAVKVYPSDANFFLMKTPDANKTHQELIKRGVLTRNMSHLPKMENCIRVSIGKKEENDEFIKAMKDVFI
- a CDS encoding S1C family serine protease, whose protein sequence is MDSDVLRYRLKLLILTVILLSVLSSCERKKEKDVYERLQERVEGIIKNTTPSIVTIFTKPKQNQQILFKDLEDESVGSGFVFRKTQTHLYIATNAHVIEKANQVFVRFYNERVMKAEVIGIDNPTDIAVLKVKLNHLNKNVKPLYFENIENVKPGMFVLAAGSPYNLGHTYTFGIVSALDREVGISEIEGYIQTDAAINPGDSGGPLLNLDGKVVGMNIATVQSGQGLGFAIPSDVVNDVVNQLIKYGKVSRGYIGITVADLSEELKEKMDMDNGVIVLKVKKKSPADDAGIKEGDIITKFNGNLIRNSRDFRKMFRKVKPGDMIELEVISNKNTKTITVIAQEKS
- a CDS encoding sigma-70 family RNA polymerase sigma factor, translating into MRKFNYEEGVEYYIKSIYKIPLLTPQEEKETLEKIQLGDKEAFKKLVLSNLRFVINVAKRYAGYGIPLQDLISAGNIGLIEAAKRFDPSKGVRFISYAIWWIKQSIINTISHEGDIIKKPSKVQNLYQKISNAYFYLKDSLNREPSVEEIHSFLLREGIEIEKDTIESYLFFNQYFVSLDEPIISSDEDIYLSDTISKSGTEEIEKKLVDEDILKSIDDLLETLSPRERQIVIHRFGLYGKEPKTLKEVGDIVGISRERVRQIEIRLLKKLRKLATKKKIEDLIR
- a CDS encoding metallophosphoesterase — protein: MLFYIVFFSLYAYMYFYFIYKLKKAFNVKVLKFYLISPLFILSPYFYRMYDKAGYDFYYLSLFILILMGFIILFFIYFALIDFYHILIRIFNKIFGINPLPSIRNNISFVFVLLLTISSLAYGYYETLNPKIYRFVIYSNKIKKDIKILHISDLHLNQVMREDKIKLVLDVYNKEKPDMVISTGDLVDGKVSYRKSYIELQKSMNPPLGKYAILGNHEYYTDINDAVKFHILSKFQLLRNETVSIDNVNVAIIGVDDIDGVRLGYIAEYPEKDLFKGLDKTKFVIFLKHQPKLDKNLIGEFDLMLSGHTHGGVLFPVRYILRKIFIADFGFVNIGGSYVFVSRGVGTGGPPIRIGCPPDVAVFEIKKPPR
- a CDS encoding metallophosphoesterase; translation: MKEFYLNLSIDKPYIVVGDIHGCYDEFYELVSVAEKKYGKDLIIFSVGDTIDRGDYNLKTLEYCINLYKEKRFYEVKSNHLDKFYRYLKGNKVKISFGMQKTINEFLKLSEEEREKLRQEVISYYENLPLYILINKNVVVCHAGIKDEYIGRTDEKVKSFVLYGQTTGRYTEKGFPERLDWTKERRLTSDSPKIIYGHVVYDEPYINNLCYGIDTGCVLGSKLTAYNPAAKEFIFVKAKKQYYSFDEEGF
- the glnE gene encoding bifunctional [glutamate--ammonia ligase]-adenylyl-L-tyrosine phosphorylase/[glutamate--ammonia-ligase] adenylyltransferase produces the protein MSNLFKFETLKKDFLDSLNLNQKQLLSKLSYFSSCIADFLFRHPEELFYIEESLNQPLLGRDKLIEEALKLLNIEKDEDFIAQLTRFKMKHFSRIVAKDIHKKHHLIKLTEEYSYLADACFEVAYRRAYKKHSEKYGQPVDEAIGKIAGGSVIALGKHGGTDLNYYSDVDVMYIYSEEGKTEKGISNREFFIKVFTDVNIYLTKRNFEGVAWNVDLDLRPEGKKGLLAYSIPFIESYYWSVGRTWERHMLIKARHAAGDESVSKEFLSIITPFVYRKSLSKDLIDEIFNMKKLIEESAKSKKADEIDIKKCEGGIREIEFTVQIFQLLHGGQNPDLRERETVKALRKLKEYGILPEEDADKLETAYIFLRNLEHVIQLKNCTQTQIFNLKYADEYANKFDFSDTQEFLNVFNNHRKNVKSIFDKIAGKEEKHYTPLQTYIMTKQNEEEAVEYLKQLGFRDGKWALNVILEIFNNPEYLLLSEKEKNLLFEYIPKLEKEIKESPDKEGFIINLNKLFIEGNIYRIFLTALESKSKLIDFILQIVKTSDYITNIISKDTEIIDMAFSSGKPLINEKDFLKELEILKIEDPVERLKKLKKIVEVLGALDYFARIRLNSPVSRLKKLNNIITNLADFIINQLYTINEGKEFAIFGLGKLGSKEMNIGSDLDLIFVFKDEDAKLKYSKIPQKIVQDLTKYTKEGQLYQIDLRLRPYGKAGELSPTVDFYKKYFSKEARVWEVLAWTKSRFIAGDKEIKNEFEDLIKEFLFSRDVDKSFKEEVLDMRLKLEGITKETENVLDIKLGKGGIADIEFMVQLFYLENKDRRTGILEGLLDFDPDVVDDYIFLREIETRLRLVKGLSTSKFTKDDTITGRIADTFDLDTKTFWNRLKETKERIRTHFYRYFK